In Corylus avellana chromosome ca2, CavTom2PMs-1.0, the following proteins share a genomic window:
- the LOC132170990 gene encoding probable ADP-ribosylation factor GTPase-activating protein AGD13: MSNHPLELGGTASGKRRLKELLLQSDNRVCADCGAPDPKWASANIGVFICLKCCGVHRSLGTHISKVLSVTLDEWSDDEIDAMVEVGGNTSANSIYEAFIPEGYAKPGPDASHDQRAKFIRAKYELQEFLKPSLRIVSLPTGKSSLQSTVSRKILGGFGSNSSQNSEGMVEFIGLLKVKVIKGTNLAIRDMMSSDPYVIITLGQQTVQTTVVRSNLNPVWNQDLMLSVPQRFGPLKLRVFDHDTFSSDDIMGEAEVDLQPLITSAMAFGDAGMFGDMQIGKWLKSHDNALIDDSTVNIVDGKVKQEVALKLQNVESGELYLELEWMPLDQ, from the exons ATGAGTAACCATCCACTGGAACTTGGGGGGACTGCTTCAG GTAAAAGAAGACTAAAAGAGCTATTGCTTCAAAGTGACAATCGTGTTTGTGCTGATTGTGGTGCCCCAGATCCTAAATGGGC GTCTGCAAATATTGGAGTTTTTATATGCTTGAAATGTTGTGGTGTACATAGGAGCCTCGGTACCCATATATCTAAG gttttgtcTGTGACGCTGGATGAGTGGTCTGATGATGAAATTGATGCAATGGTTGAAGTTGGAGGAAATACTTCTGCTAATTCAATTTATGAGGCTTTCATCCCAGAAGGATATGCAAAGCCTGGACCAGATGCCTCTCATGACCAGCGTGCGAAATTTATTCG GGCTAAGTATGAGCTTCAAGAATTTTTGAAGCCCAGCCTGCGGATTGTGTCACTTCCTACAGGAAAAAGTTCTCTCCAGTCAACTGTTTCCAGAAAGATTCTGGGGGGTTTTGGAtcaaattcttctcaaaattcg GAAGGCATGGTAGAATTTATTGGATTATTGAAGGTCAAAGTGATAAAAGGCACAAATTTAGCCATCCGAGATATGATGTCAAGTGATCCTTATGTTATCATAACTCTTGGGCAGCAG ACTGTTCAGACGACTGTTGTAAGGAGCAACTTGAACCCGGTCTGGAATCAGGACCTCATGCTGTCTGTTCCTCAGCGTTTTGGACCCTTGAAGTTG CGCGTGTTTGATCACGACACGTTTTCATCCGATGATATTATGGGAGAAGCAGAGGTCGATCTCCAGCCCTTAATAACATCAGCAATGGCATTTGGAGATGCAGGGATGTTTGGGGACATGCAGATTGGAAAATGGCTGAAATCGCATGACAATGCCCTGATAGATGACAGCACTGTTAACATTGTTGATGGCAAGGTGAAACAGGAGGTGGCCCTCAAGCTCCAGAATGTGGAATCTGGGGAACTATATCTAGAACTAGAATGGATGCCTCTTGACCAAtag